The Pirellulales bacterium genome window below encodes:
- a CDS encoding M56 family metallopeptidase, with translation MNGANLNLLQEVGRTTFALAVAAVVTGALFRFARVSSSTVHRAGWLLVLVVGWSFLRVSIVVPWYQTPPVGETGIASVNDVRPDQIASELVRVPEIPLDAVHPRQEQEPIGGDPFLALPTSEPTLLDKPDGDIDAAQVPNLAIADAAAIDLALEADDALFTLDNDSAAPPAATAESDSMPAAATSVSMPDRADDSGVLRIVQTPSHADTEVPARDAATLSLLVRGALLTWALGIAGLVLAWLVGYARFVRRLPAGQAADDAWLEEWRALLSTAGVRRAIPLRVTADAGPMLCRLPRGFELLVPGSLWRELNARERACILRHELAHYQRGDVWSSLTVHLLALPHWFNPFAWWAVRRFDEAAEWACDRAAAADEPTTAYARTLLRLGEAAGRHASYSPAARGRTLAARIRRVLGRQSHDDSPWKKLLFTIAAVCIAAAALVRVDLTAREPDAEPRDPSQAVRPLPMGLLRLAAESGDTLHLTGEELTARGLRVTVAKPVSATHIVLRGEIALDPDSMVRVQAPFGGSIVEVAQAAAAADKKPRTLRYGVRVKKGQLLVTVRSKELADKKSELFDALSRLRLDEDALKRLKEAASPEKTVHEADRQVREALIAVNTAERALRSWPDGKAEIERVMDAAKQAEDGAQKDPSAEDGWGNIAIVSPIDGAILEKNVNAGTIVGPAVDLFTIADLSEVRILAHVYEEDLPKLRSVPADERRWRINVVREPLPESLVGTFEIGHIIDPTSHTATAQGRLENPAGQLRLGQFVKATIEMPSDRTLVALPSSAVIEDGHAATIFVQVADKATEFKRRKIAIVSRTGNTVLVHSEPNEQERAAGREGVTFGDKLLALAPVGEQVEKPATPNFDRESSRDSPNQDGGSLPRRIIVEATRPVGSVTAAVADDGKAVAYLSVASNLDGVPVGARSAFREMRSTALQLLKSEELLTRALHNPAVSQLPVVREQPDSVRWLQESLHVSYQSDRDRIVIELQGQQPEQLVKVVNAVLDVVMAKMTPQIESATEQAIAAGPLPRQVLRLDEPVANNGEAVAYIQVARLEAEGRDDGASGSTEFATLKKTVVEMLRSKTLLSRVLHRQSIAELPSVQKQPDPVDWLQKSLQLRYPSDQEMLEITLQADDAAQAVKIVKAVLDVFFQEFVEKGLAERAKKEQLLLKLRKERAAALESERKKLQIQERIMEELDRDLKKLELEKQAPNRFRRVERTEAEAALLKATPSAPPGSEETNKTTLRYIGRSFDEWVAVLETDLSEERKAEAISALEAFSRHGYARKAITKIFDAVRDHEAPAEGAAEAIVRIARRAPEVVPVIAAAAESEKDARARAFVDGVLTIIHDQASQVAANDLELLKTRLGVAVVVVNQEQLIQSNLNGKFFKGGLRIVQVTGAPATEAGWKPGDTIVGIDKYAVVNLDAARSAIRDLVGTANKVTVVLLRHDDTLHSVVNLAPATNGTASAQPSAADNSTRDLAQKEQKLRKLFNEKNEQLIRELKDVETLQKALGIVDSSAAAQQNSVLQGQLGATGQSIFALQSQLLELEAEIDQHKLDIELAEDPAGREVRADLEIAPDDRVKKLEALVATADDQLDDASRQGVDEAIIAELKKKRSTLEDRLHARHDELMKRFVDNDGVRIKRLRGTLGLAEKRRERMLNQLAELQKRNEEITNRLSIVNRDTPELESKRSNVRVSQQVVEEINRDLHRIALEKQTIRERQAAEADGDDESKARERRTKRRQTLKKAYQVRKEALISEKKDVEALQRSLGVIDAAAAAQQHQSFQQRLSLVANSIFSHTTQLANLQLDVDRLQLDIELAQDPQAKQARAEEEMHKDEKLKKLEEQLEAADQNIKGAKRQTKDDPAVKRLEKDRAAVEYLVNSRRDELLKKFSDIVQAVKVKELQGKLQVAQKHRDGLALQLETLKKERTELQDKLTVITRDTAELETRRQKIRVLEQVADEINRDLQKIDLENQMSGDAESKDSDDPGVRR, from the coding sequence ATGAATGGCGCAAACCTGAATCTGCTGCAGGAAGTTGGGCGTACCACATTCGCGCTAGCCGTCGCGGCGGTGGTGACAGGCGCTCTTTTTCGGTTCGCGCGCGTTTCGTCGTCGACCGTGCATCGCGCTGGCTGGCTGCTGGTGCTGGTCGTCGGCTGGTCATTCCTGCGAGTCTCCATCGTGGTGCCGTGGTATCAGACGCCGCCGGTTGGGGAGACCGGCATCGCATCAGTCAACGACGTGCGGCCCGACCAGATCGCTAGCGAACTGGTCCGTGTCCCAGAAATTCCGCTCGATGCCGTGCACCCGCGACAGGAGCAAGAGCCCATTGGCGGCGATCCCTTTCTCGCGCTGCCGACTTCCGAGCCCACGCTTCTCGATAAGCCTGACGGAGATATCGACGCAGCGCAGGTGCCGAACCTGGCGATTGCCGATGCCGCCGCGATCGACCTGGCGCTCGAAGCTGACGATGCGCTCTTTACGCTCGACAATGACTCTGCAGCGCCCCCTGCTGCCACCGCGGAATCGGATTCTATGCCGGCGGCAGCGACGTCAGTGAGCATGCCCGACCGCGCCGACGATTCCGGCGTCCTGAGAATCGTGCAAACGCCTTCACACGCTGATACGGAGGTTCCAGCTCGCGACGCTGCGACGCTATCTCTGCTCGTGCGCGGGGCGCTACTGACTTGGGCGTTGGGGATTGCCGGGCTCGTGCTGGCTTGGCTCGTTGGTTATGCGCGCTTTGTACGTCGGCTGCCCGCGGGGCAGGCAGCCGACGACGCCTGGTTGGAGGAGTGGCGTGCGCTGCTTTCGACCGCAGGCGTGCGCCGCGCGATTCCGCTACGTGTGACGGCCGACGCCGGCCCTATGTTGTGCCGGTTGCCGCGAGGATTCGAACTGCTAGTGCCAGGCTCCTTGTGGCGCGAGCTGAACGCGCGCGAGCGGGCTTGCATCCTGCGCCATGAATTGGCCCACTACCAGCGTGGAGATGTATGGAGCTCGCTGACGGTACATCTGTTGGCGCTTCCCCACTGGTTTAATCCTTTCGCCTGGTGGGCGGTGCGGCGCTTCGACGAAGCGGCCGAGTGGGCGTGCGATCGCGCGGCCGCCGCGGACGAACCCACGACAGCCTACGCCCGCACGCTGTTGCGATTGGGCGAAGCCGCGGGCCGGCACGCATCGTATAGTCCGGCCGCGCGTGGGCGAACACTCGCGGCCCGCATTCGCCGTGTGCTGGGTCGACAATCTCACGACGACTCGCCCTGGAAGAAGTTGCTCTTTACGATCGCGGCCGTGTGCATCGCGGCAGCCGCCTTGGTGCGTGTCGACCTGACCGCACGCGAGCCAGACGCGGAGCCACGCGATCCCAGCCAAGCCGTCCGCCCGTTGCCGATGGGCCTCTTGCGCCTGGCGGCCGAGTCGGGCGATACGCTGCACCTGACCGGTGAAGAACTGACAGCGCGCGGGCTGCGCGTGACGGTTGCTAAACCCGTGTCCGCAACTCACATCGTATTGCGTGGCGAGATCGCGCTCGACCCCGACAGCATGGTACGTGTGCAGGCGCCGTTCGGCGGAAGTATTGTCGAAGTTGCCCAGGCCGCAGCGGCAGCCGACAAGAAGCCACGGACGCTGCGCTATGGCGTTCGAGTCAAAAAAGGCCAGTTGCTGGTCACGGTCCGGAGTAAGGAACTCGCCGACAAGAAAAGCGAACTGTTCGACGCACTATCGCGACTGCGGCTGGACGAGGACGCGTTGAAACGCCTCAAGGAGGCGGCGTCTCCGGAGAAGACTGTACATGAAGCCGACCGCCAGGTTAGAGAAGCCCTGATCGCAGTCAATACGGCGGAGCGCGCATTGCGTTCGTGGCCGGACGGCAAGGCGGAAATCGAGCGCGTCATGGACGCGGCCAAGCAAGCAGAAGACGGGGCACAGAAAGATCCGTCGGCTGAGGACGGCTGGGGAAACATTGCTATTGTCTCGCCGATCGACGGGGCGATCCTGGAAAAGAACGTCAATGCCGGCACGATCGTCGGCCCAGCGGTCGACCTCTTCACAATCGCTGACCTGAGCGAAGTCCGCATCTTGGCGCACGTCTATGAAGAGGATCTGCCCAAGTTGCGCAGTGTGCCGGCGGACGAGCGGCGCTGGCGAATCAACGTGGTTCGCGAGCCCTTGCCTGAGTCACTTGTCGGCACCTTTGAGATCGGTCACATAATCGATCCGACATCCCACACGGCGACCGCGCAGGGCCGACTGGAAAACCCCGCCGGCCAGCTGCGGCTGGGCCAATTTGTCAAAGCGACGATCGAGATGCCATCGGATCGGACGCTCGTGGCGCTGCCGAGCAGTGCCGTGATTGAGGATGGCCATGCCGCCACGATCTTCGTGCAGGTTGCGGACAAGGCGACGGAATTCAAGCGCCGCAAGATCGCGATTGTAAGCCGAACTGGCAACACGGTGTTGGTACACAGCGAGCCTAACGAGCAAGAGCGCGCGGCGGGCCGGGAAGGGGTGACGTTTGGCGACAAGCTGCTGGCCCTGGCGCCAGTCGGTGAGCAGGTCGAGAAACCGGCCACGCCAAACTTCGACAGAGAATCAAGCCGCGACTCGCCGAACCAGGATGGCGGCAGTTTGCCGCGCAGGATCATCGTCGAGGCAACGCGGCCAGTCGGGAGCGTGACCGCCGCCGTCGCCGACGACGGCAAGGCGGTAGCATATTTGAGCGTCGCAAGTAATTTAGACGGAGTGCCTGTCGGGGCTCGCAGTGCGTTCAGAGAAATGCGCAGCACCGCGTTGCAGCTTCTCAAAAGCGAGGAGCTATTGACCCGCGCGCTGCACAATCCGGCAGTCTCGCAGCTACCCGTAGTGAGAGAGCAGCCCGATTCGGTCCGGTGGCTCCAGGAGTCGCTACATGTGTCCTACCAAAGTGACCGGGATCGGATCGTCATCGAGTTGCAAGGGCAGCAGCCGGAGCAGCTCGTAAAGGTAGTGAACGCGGTCCTCGACGTTGTCATGGCCAAGATGACTCCGCAGATTGAGTCAGCAACGGAACAGGCCATTGCGGCCGGTCCGCTACCACGTCAAGTTTTGCGGCTCGACGAGCCCGTCGCCAATAATGGCGAAGCCGTTGCGTACATTCAGGTAGCGCGCCTTGAGGCGGAGGGGCGTGACGACGGAGCCTCCGGCTCGACCGAATTTGCAACGTTGAAAAAGACGGTGGTCGAGATGCTGCGGAGCAAGACTTTGTTGAGCCGCGTGTTGCATCGGCAGTCGATTGCGGAACTCCCCTCGGTGCAGAAGCAACCCGATCCGGTCGACTGGCTGCAAAAGTCGTTGCAATTGAGGTATCCCAGCGACCAAGAAATGCTCGAAATTACGCTCCAGGCGGACGACGCCGCTCAGGCGGTGAAGATCGTCAAAGCCGTGCTCGACGTATTCTTCCAAGAGTTTGTCGAGAAGGGCCTGGCCGAGCGCGCGAAGAAGGAGCAACTGCTCCTGAAGCTCCGCAAGGAACGAGCGGCCGCGCTCGAGAGCGAACGCAAGAAATTGCAAATCCAGGAACGGATCATGGAGGAGTTGGATCGAGACCTGAAAAAGCTTGAACTCGAAAAACAAGCTCCCAATCGCTTCCGGCGGGTCGAGCGAACAGAAGCCGAAGCGGCGTTGTTGAAGGCGACGCCGTCGGCACCGCCAGGATCCGAGGAGACGAACAAGACCACGCTACGCTACATCGGGCGATCATTCGACGAGTGGGTCGCCGTGCTGGAAACGGATCTGAGTGAAGAGCGGAAGGCCGAGGCGATCTCGGCGCTCGAGGCCTTTTCCCGGCACGGTTACGCGCGGAAGGCCATCACGAAGATTTTCGACGCGGTGCGCGACCACGAGGCGCCCGCGGAAGGCGCCGCGGAGGCGATCGTGCGTATCGCGCGGCGAGCGCCAGAAGTTGTGCCGGTGATCGCTGCGGCGGCCGAGTCCGAAAAGGATGCCCGGGCGAGAGCGTTCGTCGATGGCGTGCTCACAATCATCCACGACCAGGCGTCACAAGTTGCTGCCAACGACCTAGAGCTATTAAAGACGCGGTTGGGTGTCGCGGTCGTCGTCGTCAATCAGGAGCAATTGATTCAGTCGAACCTCAATGGCAAGTTTTTCAAAGGGGGCTTGCGCATCGTGCAGGTCACAGGAGCGCCAGCCACAGAGGCTGGTTGGAAGCCGGGGGATACGATCGTCGGCATCGATAAGTATGCCGTCGTGAATCTCGACGCGGCGCGCTCTGCGATACGGGATCTGGTCGGCACGGCCAATAAGGTAACTGTCGTGCTGCTGCGCCACGACGATACCCTTCACAGCGTCGTCAACCTGGCCCCAGCCACGAACGGGACTGCCAGCGCGCAACCGTCAGCGGCCGACAATTCCACGCGTGATCTGGCGCAAAAGGAACAAAAGCTCAGGAAACTTTTCAATGAGAAGAACGAGCAACTGATCCGCGAGCTGAAGGACGTCGAGACCTTGCAGAAAGCACTGGGCATTGTCGATTCGTCCGCGGCCGCGCAGCAGAACAGCGTGCTGCAAGGACAATTGGGCGCGACTGGCCAGTCGATCTTCGCCCTACAGTCGCAGCTCTTGGAATTGGAAGCGGAAATCGACCAGCATAAACTCGATATCGAGCTGGCCGAGGACCCGGCCGGTCGCGAAGTGCGGGCCGACTTGGAAATCGCGCCTGACGATCGCGTCAAGAAGCTGGAAGCGCTGGTCGCGACTGCCGACGACCAACTCGATGACGCATCGCGGCAAGGGGTCGACGAGGCGATAATCGCCGAACTGAAGAAGAAGCGCAGCACGCTCGAAGACAGACTTCATGCCCGGCACGACGAGCTTATGAAGCGATTCGTCGACAATGACGGTGTGCGCATCAAGAGGCTGCGCGGCACGCTAGGCCTGGCCGAAAAGCGTCGCGAGCGAATGCTGAATCAACTGGCCGAACTGCAGAAGCGCAACGAGGAAATCACAAATCGATTGTCGATCGTTAACCGCGACACGCCTGAGCTGGAAAGTAAACGGAGTAATGTTCGCGTGTCGCAGCAGGTGGTCGAGGAAATTAACCGTGACCTGCACCGCATTGCGCTTGAAAAGCAGACTATCCGCGAACGGCAAGCGGCCGAAGCCGACGGAGATGACGAGAGCAAGGCGAGGGAGCGCCGCACTAAGCGGCGGCAAACACTCAAGAAGGCGTATCAAGTCAGAAAGGAAGCTTTGATTAGCGAAAAAAAGGACGTCGAAGCGTTACAACGATCACTGGGCGTAATCGATGCGGCCGCGGCAGCGCAGCAGCATCAGTCATTCCAACAAAGGCTTAGCCTGGTGGCGAATTCGATCTTTTCGCACACCACGCAGTTGGCGAATCTGCAGCTGGATGTCGACCGCTTGCAACTCGATATCGAGCTGGCGCAAGATCCGCAAGCCAAACAAGCCCGAGCGGAAGAGGAGATGCACAAGGATGAAAAGCTGAAAAAGCTGGAGGAGCAGCTAGAGGCTGCGGACCAAAATATCAAGGGTGCCAAACGGCAGACGAAAGACGACCCTGCCGTCAAGCGGCTGGAAAAGGATCGAGCAGCTGTCGAATATCTGGTCAACTCGCGGCGCGACGAGTTGCTGAAAAAGTTCAGCGACATCGTCCAGGCTGTCAAGGTGAAAGAGCTTCAGGGCAAGCTACAGGTAGCGCAGAAACATCGCGATGGCCTCGCCCTGCAACTCGAGACTCTCAAGAAGGAACGAACGGAACTTCAGGATAAGCTAACGGTCATTACCCGCGATACGGCCGAGTTGGAAACCAGGCGACAGAAGATACGTGTACTCGAGCAGGTCGCCGACGAAATCAACCGAGATCTCCAGAAGATCGACCTGGAGAATCAAATGTCGGGGGACGCGGAATCGAAAGACTCCGACGATCCCGGGGTTCGACGGTAA